The proteins below come from a single Oncorhynchus keta strain PuntledgeMale-10-30-2019 chromosome 1, Oket_V2, whole genome shotgun sequence genomic window:
- the magoh gene encoding protein mago nashi homolog, translating to MSTTDFYLRYYVGHKGKFGHEFLEFEFRPDGKLRYANNSNYKNDVMIRKEAYVHKSVMEELKRIIDDSEITKEDDALWPPPDRVGRQELEIVIGDEHISFTTSKIGSLIDVNQSKDPEGLRVFYYLVQDLKCLVFSLIGLHFKIKPI from the exons ATGTCAACAACTGACTTTTATTTGAGATATTATGTCGGGCACAAGGGCAAGTTTGGACACGAGTTCTTGGAATTTGAGTTTAGACCGGACG GTAAACTGAGGTACGCGAACAACAGCAACTACAAGAATGACGTCATGATCAGAAAAGAG GCCTATGTACACAAGAGTGTGATGGAGGAACTGAAGAGGATCATAGATGACAGTGAGATCACTAAGGAAGATGATGCATTGTGGCCGCCCCCAGACAGAGTGGGCAGACAG GAGCTGGAGATCGTCATTGGCGACGAGCACATTTCCTTCACAACTTCCAAGATCGGTTCCTTGATTGATGTCAACCAGTCAAA GGACCCAGAAGGCCTCCGCGTGTTCTACTACCTGGTTCAGGATTTGAAATGTCTCGTCTTCAGTCTCATTGGACTACACTTCAAGATCAAGCCCATCTAA